One region of Bubalus kerabau isolate K-KA32 ecotype Philippines breed swamp buffalo chromosome 6, PCC_UOA_SB_1v2, whole genome shotgun sequence genomic DNA includes:
- the LOC129655954 gene encoding olfactory receptor 6N2 has protein sequence MEPHNHSSLAEFVLLGFPRVGHIRGWLFVLLLLAYLFTICGNMLIFLVIRLDAALHTPMYHFVSILSFLELWYTATTIPKMLANLLSDKKTISFSGCLLQTYFFHSLGASECYLLTAMAYDRYLAICRPLHYPAVMTPMLCAKMAAGCWTCGFLCPISEIILVSQLPFCGYNEIQHIFCDFPPLLSLACKDTSTNVLVDFAINAFIILITFLFIMVSYGRIIGTVLKIKTIAGRKKAFSTCASHLIVVLIFFGSIIFMYVRLKESYSLTLDRTLAVVYSVLTPLVNPIIYSLRNKELIKAIKRTIFRKGERASPTQH, from the coding sequence ATGGAGCCACACAACCATTCAAGCCTGGCTGAATTTGTGCTCCTTGGTTTCCCCAGGGTGGGACATATCAGGGGCTGGCTTTTTGTCCTGCTGCTGTTGGCATACCTGTTCACTATCTGTGGCAACATGCTCATCTTCCTAGTCATACGACTGGATGCAGCCCTACACACACCCATGTACCACTTTgtcagtattctttccttcttgGAGCTGTGGTATACAGCCACCACCATCCCTAAGATGCTAGCTAATCTTCTCAGTGATAAGAAGACCATTTCTTTTTCAGGATGCCTCCTCCAGACCTACTTCTTCCACTCCCTAGGGGCCTCTGAATGCTACCTTCTTACAGCAATGGCCTATGACCGATACCTGGCCATTTGCCGGCCCCTCCACTATCCTGCAGTTATGACCCCCATGCTCTGTGCCAAGATGGCTGCTGGTTGTTGGACCTGTGGCTTTCTTTGTCCCATATCTGAAATCATCCTGGTCTCCCAGCTCCCTTTTTGTGGCTACAATGAAATTCAACACATCTTCTGTGACTTTCCACCTCTTCTGAGCCTGGCCTGCAAGGACACATCCACTAATGTCCTGGTGGACTTTGCCATCAATGCCTTCATCATCCTTATCACCTTCCTCTTTATTATGGTGTCTTATGGAAGAATCATTGGGACTGTACTGAAGATAAAAACGATTGCAGGAAGGAAGAAGGCCTTCTCTACATGTGCTTCCCATCTTATTGTGGTCCTCATCTTCTTTGGGAGCATCATCTTCATGTATGTGCGGCTAAAGGAGAGCTATTCATTGACCCTTGATCGGACGCTTGCTGTAGTCTACTCTGTACTAACACCACTAGTCAACCCAATTATCTACAGTCTTCGTAACAAGGAACTCATTAAGGCCATTAAGAGAACCATCTTCCGGAAGGGAGAGAGAGCTAGTCCCACCCAACACTGA